The genomic segment GAAGCAGGCACCATTAACATTAGAAATGAAACTTCAAAGATTGTCGAGAACATCAAATTGAGATTTAATATAAATAGGCATCAGCTAAAATATTTCAGAATGCGAAGACTGATCAAAAACCACAAGCTCAAAATCTTGTCCTGAAAGAACAAAGGATAGACCATCAACTTTGAATTGAAAGATCAACACGTTTTGAAGTCTACTGAGGATTTGGTGGTCGGCTATTGGCAGCAGAGACCCTGGAGCCCCATTCCAAGAGTTCTTTGCTAGTGTCATCCTTGTGAACAATGACCTCGATGAAGCACAAGCAATCTTTCTTTGGCCCTGTTGCATTCTCAATTGCTTCAATTAACTCCTCCTCACATTGGACCTGCAATCATAGAATTAGCAAACAATATCAGAAATTTGCATTTAGCACCATTATCATTCATGCAAGATAGGAATTAGGAAGCATAATGCACCCAGTTCGGAAACTAACCTTGGCTGTCCAGCACTTGCCTTCACCGTTGTGGATAGCGTCAATCAAGCCAGTGTAGTTCCAGTTTTTTATCACGTTGTACGGGCCATCATGGATCTCAACTTCAATGGTATATCCACCATTATTGATCAAGAAAATGATGCTGTTCTGTCCACATCGCAGCATTGTTGACACATCTTGAGCAGTCACCTAGTAGGCATTCACCAAAGAAGGTACAAGCATCTAAATAACTTTTTTCCAGGACTCAAATCATCGGTCACATTAAATCAGATAAATCATTTGAATTAAGCATGATAACCGATATGCATTGAATAATTTAAGTTGAGGAAGCAAAGACCATCAACTTTGTAAAATAACTTATGCTATCTTTTGGGAATTGCCATCCCCTGTTTCATGAATGGAAAATAAGAAATTGCGGTTTAAGTTTTAGAAAATAGAATTGACATGACGCAAGATTCTTGGTTATATACCTGAAAGCTACCATCACCAATACAAGCAATCACGCGTTTCTCCGGCACAGACTGCGCATATCCAAGAGTTGCCCCTACTGACCAACCAATTGATCCGTATTGCATTTGGAACTCATATCTGCAAATCCAACTTTATATACTTGCTTAGAGTCCATGAACCAAAAAATTATGAGCCTAAAGATCACAAAAAAGATTATCTATTGCTCACCCGCATCCCATTGGCAATTTCAGCTTCTGGCAGTTAAACCATGAGTCCCCTGTCTCAGCAATCACAGCAGTTTCACTAGACAGCAATTTCTGTATATGTTGAAAGAGAACATTAACCCTCAGTGGTTCTTTAGGTTTACTTTTCAAAGGTTGTCCATCAGGAACAAAAATTCTGCGGTAGTTCTCATATGCAGTAGTATTGAGCTTGAGCCTCTTTGCAAGGGCTTTGAGAAAATCTTTCATCAGAATACATCCAAATGCAGGTCCATTTGCAATAACCACTCGATCTGGATTCACTATGATTGCCTTCTCTTTCTTGAGAAGGAGAGAGTATCCGACAGAGCTATAGTCATTGAAAATGGGTCCAGCAAACAAGTAAGCATCAGCAGATTCCACAATCTCAGAACAGAAAGAAGTGCTCACAGCACCCCAGTAAGTTCCAATGAAGTGGGGATGGAATTCTGGCACAAGCCCTTTCGCTGATGGCATCACGGCGAGAGCATAACCACAATCATCAGCTAACTCAACAAATGCATCACATGCCGTTGCAACCCTCAGTTTAGGCCCACCCACCAGAACTGGTTTCACCGCTTTGTTCAAGAACTCTGCTGCTGCTTCAACTGCGGCCTCCAAACCTAATTTATTACTTAATCTgtaccaaaaaaaaaattcaacagtatttatgaatatttttatttttttcatcataattttgttttcttttattattagccTATGCAAAAATCAAGAAGCCAAAGGCTACCTGGGAGAGAGAAAAAATGGAACTGGCTCCCGGCTAAAAGTAGGATGAGGGATGGCAGGCAAGTTGCAGCTAATGCTTAGATAAACCGGCTTGCTTTCTTTCAAAGCAGTCGATATAGCAGTATCGATCAGCTCATGGGCATCTTCCAAGTTATTCACCACAGCCTATAAAAAATGATCAAACACAACAGATCATCATCAGTACTTAATTAACAGAGAACACCTACAGAAATCCTTTGCATTGTAAATACACGAACCCAATTCCATGAAGCCAAATTACCCCTAAAAAAAACCACTTTACGTATCGATTCTATTAAGACAACTAAACAAATGATACACAGTAGAGACTCATGTACCTGGAAGCAGGTAACAGTCTGGAAACACCTTAGCTCCTGGCTAAAATCAGGCAATCCAATGGTATGGTGCAGAATCCTGTTAGTCCCATTATCATTGGAGTTAGGCCCGCCAACAATGCATATCACAGGCAGATTTTCACTGTAAGCACCAGCAATTGCATTGAGAACACTAAGCCCACCTACAGTAAACGTAACAACGCAAGCGCCAACTCCACGTGACCGTGCGTAACCATCGGCAGCGTACCCTGCATTCAGCTCGTTACAGCAGCCAATGAGGTTAAGCCCAGGCTCTGCAATAAGATGGTCAAGGAGAGTAAGATTAAAGTCACCGGGAACAGAGAAAACATCATTGATGCCTATTTGAACCAGCCGGCGAGCAAGGTGGCGGCCGAGAGTGGAGTCAGGAGAGTTGAACACAGTGGGTGACACAGAATTTTGGATGGTAGAAATGGCACCGTTTGGTGGGCTGCACATGTCGCCGTTGGCGAGCTTGCATGTGTCAATAGATCCAATCTTGGTATCCATAGACAAGAAGATTAAATTGTTTTGGTTAGTGTTTTTTCTAGTTTGACGATGAGAAGGAAGAAGACCAAGAGAGAATAAAAGAGAAGAGTgaataaagaaaaggaaaagagcttTGCTTGTTTGTGTGTAATGTGAGGAGAAAAAGAGGAGTAGGAGGAATTTATAAGAGGGTTTTGAAAGAAATGGAGGATACTGGGGGCGGTTGCAGGAGAAAACCTTCTTGGTGTATCGGTGGTCTGCTGATTCCTGTACGATGATCCAGTTTGGATCTCGGACAGAATATACTAGAAGAAATGTTGCGTACTTAAATTATTCGCCTTTGTTATCAGATTctcttttttttaagaaaattaaatttaagcattaataaaattattttcccccaaattaaataaaaaatattttaataaactcGATTAGTGATATGCTCTAGTCTTAATTAGAGGATCTCTTCTTATTTAAActctttttaatataaaaaattagtgATAGTTTGAATTTTACCCGTCATTTCTCTTAACAAACAATTTGTAAATTCTATTATAATATATTTctctgattatatatatatatataagaattacTTTAAAATTactcataaaaaattaattattttttaattttaaaagtgtAAAACTCAGATTTTATGAATAAAAATGCACAATAAAAATGTTCAATAAATACATAATTGAATTATAAATGAGTTTTAGGACATTAATAATAAAATTGTCCttattttagttaaaattaaataaaaattaattatatttgtcCAATTAATCTTTTTATAgagtttttataataaaaaagatgcataattaataaattattaaaattttattaaataaaacagTTAGCGGCACATGTCGACTATGTTGACGTGGgttgatatgaaattattttagtgaaattattttcgtttgatttttttaatatatatatactatAAGATTTATTATATAAGCATATAAATTTAGATAATTATTGACTGAATGATATTTTTGTAAGATTTATACGCATAAATTTAAAGCAATCTTAATAATGTGAGACAGATTTGAGACCTTTCATTTGATCTTTTATTCattacaaatatatttttaatataattaactctaaatgttttatatttgtaTTACATAAAAATTTTGACTACACATATAAGttgatatttattattttaaaattaatatttttaaatttttaaatgatattgtgaaatttttttagataaaataataaattcatcttgaattttaataaaaaaattttatgatatcttaaaattttaaaatatcttaTAATATATCTCAATTCATATAAAAATTCTACAATATTCTCAACtcctataaatataaatataaaattaaaaaaccttttcaaaatttaataaataaattattttatcagcACGTTTAAAATTCATgggagatcttaaagatattttaattcaatcttataaaaattgaagtatcttaaaatattttaaaaatttagagagttaatttttttttataaaatttaggtgtaaaatgatatatttaatttttttaatattattaattttaaaataaaaataaaatatatttaaagaaatttttttgaaaatgttgcgtaattgataaaatataaaatgcatagTGGACGAAGATTCTAGTGACTAGTGAAGCATGTGATATGCAGTCACTGTGCAGTCATTTTAGATTGAGATGGGTACAAATTACCCACCAATTTGCCACCAAACTTGTCTGGAAcggcaaattattttcaaattaatttgtatctaaactagttaaaattttattttttaaattaaaattttttaatataaacactactttaattcaataaaaactaagagaattaattatgagataatttatttatctatttatatcAAATTTATAGGACAAATTGAAACTGATAGTTTCTAGTTGGGGTATGCCGACATGGACAAAAAAtacaattatttattaatttacaggTCTTTGCTCCCCTCCTTTTTGGCTACTTTTCaaattccaggtgtgattttgtcAAAATCAGTTGGAAAATCATGATACGTCCATGGTATTAGCATCATGCGGAGCAATATTTGCCACCAAAATTTACCTTAGACCAAGATTTcggatttaaatttttaatattattggtTTATCAACCATGCTTGAGCTAAAGACATCCATCATCCGCGCGTGAGGcgtttcaattttaaaaattgcCCACTACACAGCACATTACAAAAATgtgttttctattttattttttatttgatttactaTGTACCTATTTAAAGGATTCAAActgtttttttaataaaaatattattttaaatattaataaaaaaataattttaaaaaatttactttattattttaatatttttataattaaaatttattaaatttaattttaaattattttttaatactatttaattagtatatttaaaaaaataaattttttaagtagtaattttaataataatgtcaaacaagtcatatgtatataattaaaaaagaaagtaAGAGTTTATTtagaattaatattaaaaaattattttttaaaatatattaattaaaaaattattaaaaaattaaaattataaattttcattataaaaatatgaaaataaaaaaattaattattttttttaataatgtttaaaataataattttattaaaaaaataatttaattctgaACTTCATGCCAAAGAAGCGCTAGAAGAAAAGGAAAGTCACAGCGCAGATGTGATgattaagaaaaaagaaaagcTAGCGATCTTTGGACAAGGATTCGTGGGCAGGAAGAAAAAGGCGGTCCAATCGTCAAAGTAGGTATCCAAGCTCTGCCCCGGTTTTTTCCAACCCAACTTGGCATATTGGCATTGGCACAGCAGGTAGGAGCAGCCGGTGGCCATTCTTATTTTGGTAACAAATTTTGGGGAAAACGACTCCGTAAAGGATTAAAAACCACGAGCAAAAGCTTGTGATCTGATTCTCCAAAACCAGTGGTATCTTCAGAAACTAGAGGAGTCGCCGGTAATCGCTAATTGCAAATTAGTGGCCATTAATTATGATTCAGGGACAACCAGAAGGGAATGTGTGTCACGCGGTGGCCATGCATACGTACACGTCAATATATAATAGAATGGCCCCTTTCATGTGATGCGACTTGTGTGAGTACTACCCTAGTCAAGCGTTATTGTTCTGAAtttgaattaaatcaaatattttttcataaaacaGAAGTAGAATGGGATTTTAATCTCCATTAATCCccatgtgatatatatatatgttaattaatAATGTGAGAAAAGAGAATAAGTAAATGGGAAAAAGaattgtatttttatttatttgcttTATTATTTTtcagatattacatctatttatacataataatattaaatttaattagaataGAATAATAATATTGCGAAATGAATACAACAATCTCCTCTAATCATAAtccaataatttattattatcatAATAAATTTCTTATAATCATactaattgttgtaattatgctaacaaatAAGAATAATATGATAAATGTATAATAACATTTTTATAAcagaaaaaatataaatataaataattaaaatattttatttataaatgattTAAATAGAATATAATAACTTTCTGATAGTAATCAGTCATTTTTTATTTTAGACGATAAAATGACTCTTTTGTAATactgtattttttaaattttattatctttGTGATTCACAGAAGATATTAAACCATCAAATATCAATGGACGAATAGGTTGCAATATTAGACTACATTGAAAAAAAGATCATTACCCATACTAAGTTTCCAAtcaacaaaaataatattatattttgaattgctaaataatttactcaaatattaaaaaaaataaaaaaaaactcctggataaaaaataaaacttcaatTCCAAATCAATGAGAAACTCATCAGTgaccacaaaaaaaaaatttaaaagagaaaataaagagagggaaggagaggaGGAGTGAAAAATAACATCaactttttaataaattaaaaaataatctaaattaaaaaattaaactgaGAAGTAAAATTAAACGCATGTAAATAgccaaacaaaaaaaaatcacCAACTCAATCACCCAACCAAATGCCAAACAAATTGTTAGTAACAACAAGAGTAAAATGATTTGTCGAGAGCGAGAGATGGAGGATGATAGTCACAAGCGCAACACAACCATTTTGTCTCGAGAGAGAGATAGTGACTTCACGGAGGAGAAAAAATGGAGTGAGGGAGAGGCGCTAAAGGTCTAATTATCTGAAGTAGTGGATGGCGACCAACGATGGTTGATGAGAACTGAAAGCGACTAGCAGTGCAGCTGCATGCAGCAGGACACCTAACCTGACTCCCAACGACAGAGGGAGGGAGGCTGCCCCtgctttagaaaaaaaaaattaatttttagtatgttactctacatttaaaattaaattggccCCTTAATATTTGAGAAGAAATAAATTTTAGTATGGTatcatatatttaaaattaaattggtccttaaatttaaaaattttatatttattgaaCTACTTGCCCATTTGAATTtataatgttttatttaaaatattaacttCTTTTTTAATCCCTAATTTAATATATCTATTGATTTTTTTACTTTGATATTCATAAtagttttcttaaaaaaataattttattacttaaattttgaaataattctattaattttattgAGTTACTAACTAGCATAATAACCCCACCATATATGATATGTAAATTCTGAAGTAGTAAATAAATTGTGAAATCAATTTTACTTCATTCTTTGATATTAGGTAAGtatttagttttttatttttatttggtcTTTGAAACTATAGTCAATGAAATGCATTTACTTTTTGAGACAAATTAGTAAAAATAATTTTGATGAGTGTCTATAATTTATTTACTGTCATGATGTATATTAGGTGATTTATCAATTATTAAAATTCAATTTCATGCATGTTTGAAATATTATTTTTCAtgcaaaaaattattgaatactccaattttagggttttttttttgtcttttatataattacatacaaattaatattaatatgtttatgttatttattttgacatttaataTATAACatgtatttttataaataaaaaactaTTATAAATAAAGATACAAAATAAAGCTATGCTAGTTTCCtttaaaaaaatttcttaatTCCATCACTGCTAGCTCCTTATCTCATGACCCGATTTTTGAGCCGGACTGGTAGTGGGACTTAAGTCAGCATAAAATCTCCGAAACTTGTAGTAAATTTAATTAT from the Hevea brasiliensis isolate MT/VB/25A 57/8 unplaced genomic scaffold, ASM3005281v1 Scaf314, whole genome shotgun sequence genome contains:
- the LOC131177056 gene encoding pyruvate decarboxylase 2-like isoform X1, with the protein product MDTKIGSIDTCKLANGDMCSPPNGAISTIQNSVSPTVFNSPDSTLGRHLARRLVQIGINDVFSVPGDFNLTLLDHLIAEPGLNLIGCCNELNAGYAADGYARSRGVGACVVTFTVGGLSVLNAIAGAYSENLPVICIVGGPNSNDNGTNRILHHTIGLPDFSQELRCFQTVTCFQAVVNNLEDAHELIDTAISTALKESKPVYLSISCNLPAIPHPTFSREPVPFFLSPRLSNKLGLEAAVEAAAEFLNKAVKPVLVGGPKLRVATACDAFVELADDCGYALAVMPSAKGLVPEFHPHFIGTYWGAVSTSFCSEIVESADAYLFAGPIFNDYSSVGYSLLLKKEKAIIVNPDRVVIANGPAFGCILMKDFLKALAKRLKLNTTAYENYRRIFVPDGQPLKSKPKEPLRVNVLFQHIQKLLSSETAVIAETGDSWFNCQKLKLPMGCGWICRYEFQMQYGSIGWSVGATLGYAQSVPEKRVIACIGDGSFQVTAQDVSTMLRCGQNSIIFLINNGGYTIEVEIHDGPYNVIKNWNYTGLIDAIHNGEGKCWTAKVQCEEELIEAIENATGPKKDCLCFIEVIVHKDDTSKELLEWGSRVSAANSRPPNPQ
- the LOC131177056 gene encoding pyruvate decarboxylase 2-like isoform X2, yielding MDTKIGSIDTCKLANGDMCSPPNGAISTIQNSVSPTVFNSPDSTLGRHLARRLVQIGINDVFSVPGDFNLTLLDHLIAEPGLNLIGCCNELNAGYAADGYARSRGVGACVVTFTVGGLSVLNAIAGAYSENLPVICIVGGPNSNDNGTNRILHHTIGLPDFSQELRCFQTVTCFQAVVNNLEDAHELIDTAISTALKESKPVYLSISCNLPAIPHPTFSREPVPFFLSPRLSNKLGLEAAVEAAAEFLNKAVKPVLVGGPKLRVATACDAFVELADDCGYALAVMPSAKGLVPEFHPHFIGTYWGAVSTSFCSEIVESADAYLFAGPIFNDYSSVGYSLLLKKEKAIIVNPDRVVIANGPAFGCILMKDFLKALAKRLKLNTTAYENYRRIFVPDGQPLKSKPKEPLRVNVLFQHIQKLLSSETAVIAETGDSWFNCQKLKLPMGCGYEFQMQYGSIGWSVGATLGYAQSVPEKRVIACIGDGSFQVTAQDVSTMLRCGQNSIIFLINNGGYTIEVEIHDGPYNVIKNWNYTGLIDAIHNGEGKCWTAKVQCEEELIEAIENATGPKKDCLCFIEVIVHKDDTSKELLEWGSRVSAANSRPPNPQ